One Candidatus Cloacimonadota bacterium genomic window carries:
- the aspS gene encoding aspartate--tRNA ligase produces the protein MSYISEKMKRSHYAGDLSPELIGQEVILMGWVHRRRDLGNLIFIDLRDVTGLIQLVFHPQEKEAHHKAHQLRNEYVIGIKGIIRKRSEENINPKIPNGMLEIEVTDLLIYNESAPLPLQINENILPDEDHRLEFRYLDLRREKLRDKILMRHKIIFLMRKFLNDRKFYEIETPILMRSTPEGARDYLVPSREYPGKFFALPQSPQIYKQLLMISGFDRYFQIARCFRDEDLRADRQPEFTQLDLEMSFVEENDLFAIMEEMFQTLFRELLQLEISVPFPRLSYQEAMNRYGCDKPDTRFGMELINLTDIFRKSEFMVFKGALALKNGNIRGLLVKGGAEFSRKQIDELTELAKQLDGKGLAYCKVKEGKLESGIAKFITEEEATTLIAKTEAENEDLLLFAADRDDIVFKVMASVRNHLGKTLQLYDQKSFSFVWITDFPLFLYNEDIQCWETAHHMFTLPKEEHLSCFEKEEDWGKIEGHLYDLVCNGVELSSGSIRCHRYDIQKKIFHVLGFSEEEIQQRFGFFIEALKYGTPPHGGIAPGIDRLVMLMTGAESIRDVIAFPKTLKAADLMSDAPSEVSQAQLDELHLILKKE, from the coding sequence ATGAGTTATATCAGTGAAAAAATGAAAAGAAGTCATTATGCCGGAGATTTATCACCGGAATTAATCGGTCAGGAAGTTATCCTGATGGGTTGGGTACATCGTCGTAGAGATTTAGGAAATCTAATCTTTATCGATCTGCGTGATGTGACCGGATTAATCCAGTTAGTATTCCATCCACAAGAAAAAGAGGCGCATCATAAAGCACATCAGCTACGCAATGAATATGTGATCGGGATCAAAGGGATCATCAGAAAACGATCTGAGGAAAACATCAACCCTAAGATCCCTAATGGGATGCTGGAGATTGAAGTCACAGACCTACTAATCTACAATGAATCGGCTCCTCTACCGTTACAAATCAACGAAAACATTCTACCTGATGAAGATCATCGCCTGGAATTTCGTTATCTTGATTTAAGACGTGAGAAGCTTCGTGATAAAATTCTCATGCGCCATAAGATCATCTTTTTGATGAGAAAGTTCCTTAACGATAGGAAATTCTATGAAATTGAAACTCCGATCTTAATGAGAAGTACTCCGGAAGGTGCTCGTGACTATTTAGTGCCGAGCAGGGAATATCCCGGTAAATTCTTTGCCCTGCCACAATCTCCACAGATATACAAGCAATTGCTCATGATAAGCGGTTTTGACAGATATTTTCAGATCGCCCGTTGTTTTAGAGACGAAGACTTAAGAGCTGATAGACAACCGGAATTCACGCAACTCGATTTAGAGATGAGCTTTGTTGAAGAAAACGATCTCTTTGCTATCATGGAAGAGATGTTCCAAACACTATTCCGTGAGTTGTTACAGCTGGAAATCTCAGTACCATTTCCCAGATTATCTTATCAAGAAGCTATGAATCGTTACGGTTGTGATAAACCGGATACAAGGTTTGGAATGGAATTGATTAACTTAACAGATATCTTCAGAAAAAGCGAATTTATGGTCTTTAAAGGAGCATTAGCTCTGAAGAATGGTAATATAAGGGGACTCCTCGTTAAAGGTGGGGCAGAATTTTCCCGCAAGCAGATAGATGAATTGACAGAACTGGCTAAACAACTTGATGGTAAGGGATTAGCGTATTGTAAGGTTAAAGAGGGTAAGCTTGAAAGTGGCATAGCAAAATTCATCACTGAGGAAGAGGCAACTACTTTAATAGCAAAAACTGAAGCGGAAAATGAAGACCTGCTGCTTTTTGCAGCTGACAGGGATGATATTGTCTTCAAGGTAATGGCTAGTGTTAGAAATCATCTGGGGAAAACACTACAACTTTACGATCAGAAGAGTTTCTCCTTTGTTTGGATCACCGATTTTCCACTCTTTCTTTATAATGAAGATATACAATGTTGGGAAACAGCACATCACATGTTCACTCTTCCCAAGGAAGAGCATCTTTCCTGTTTTGAAAAGGAAGAAGACTGGGGTAAGATCGAAGGTCATCTTTATGACTTGGTTTGTAACGGAGTAGAACTATCATCCGGCAGTATCAGATGTCATCGCTACGATATCCAAAAGAAAATCTTCCATGTTCTAGGCTTCTCCGAAGAGGAAATCCAGCAACGGTTCGGTTTCTTCATCGAAGCATTGAAATATGGGACTCCACCTCATGGTGGTATTGCACCGGGAATTGATCGCTTAGTGATGTTAATGACCGGTGCAGAATCGATCCGTGATGTCATCGCCTTCCCGAAAACCTTAAAAGCAGCCGATCTAATGAGTGATGCGCCATCAGAAGTATCTCAAGCCCAACTGGATGAGCTACATCTCATCCTGAAAAAAGAATAA
- a CDS encoding 2-hydroxyacyl-CoA dehydratase produces the protein MQVGFTTSFPVEIIFAAGHTPVDLNNIFINNEPQKRVQEAEFKGFPRNICSWIKGIYDTVLVSDIKTVIGVVQGDCSNTHSLMSLLQDKGVEVIPFSFPYNKDRKMLEREIKKLEVRFQVTDHQVQEVKERLDEIRKDLLELDRLTYQERKVTGAENHLWLVSSSDFNGDPVKFSKGLRLFLQEANDREPRKLSSNSIDKRQREIRLAYIGVPPIFTDLYQYLPEQRADIIFNEVQRQFSMPYLKEDIVEQYLTFTYPYTVFDRLEDIKREIDNRQIDGIISYSQAFCHRQIDNILLKKYLKLPFLTIEGDQPTCLDERTKLRLESFLDVIRFNMKN, from the coding sequence ATGCAAGTCGGTTTCACAACTTCATTCCCTGTCGAAATAATTTTCGCAGCTGGTCATACTCCTGTGGACTTGAACAATATATTCATCAACAATGAGCCGCAGAAAAGAGTACAAGAGGCTGAGTTCAAAGGTTTCCCCCGCAACATCTGCTCTTGGATCAAGGGGATATATGATACTGTTCTTGTTAGCGATATTAAAACAGTTATCGGTGTCGTTCAGGGTGATTGTTCCAACACCCATTCTTTGATGTCTCTTTTACAGGATAAAGGAGTCGAGGTAATCCCTTTCTCCTTCCCTTATAATAAGGACAGAAAGATGCTGGAGAGAGAGATCAAGAAATTAGAGGTCAGGTTTCAAGTCACAGATCACCAGGTTCAGGAAGTAAAAGAAAGACTAGATGAAATTAGAAAAGATCTTTTAGAACTCGATAGACTAACTTATCAAGAACGAAAGGTAACCGGTGCAGAGAATCACCTTTGGTTGGTAAGTTCTTCAGATTTTAATGGTGATCCAGTAAAGTTTTCCAAAGGTCTCCGTCTTTTCCTCCAAGAAGCCAATGATAGAGAGCCCCGAAAATTGTCCTCAAACTCCATTGATAAGAGACAGAGAGAGATCAGGTTGGCTTATATTGGTGTACCACCTATCTTTACAGATCTCTATCAATATCTACCGGAACAAAGAGCTGATATCATTTTCAATGAGGTGCAAAGACAGTTCTCCATGCCCTATTTGAAAGAAGATATCGTAGAGCAGTATCTTACCTTTACTTATCCTTACACCGTTTTTGACCGTTTGGAAGATATTAAAAGAGAAATTGATAACCGCCAGATAGATGGCATAATCAGTTATTCTCAAGCGTTCTGTCATAGACAAATAGATAATATTTTATTGAAAAAATATTTGAAGTTACCATTTCTGACCATAGAAGGGGACCAACCTACCTGTTTAGATGAACGAACAAAATTAAGGTTAGAAAGCTTTTTGGATGTAATCCGCTTCAACATGAAGAATTGA
- a CDS encoding methyltransferase domain-containing protein codes for MIKQTDNDPRNVRRLYNDLAHLWHLVSPLDDYLEETEIFCDILEKKSEIPVSILLHLGCGRGHNDFIFKQHYEVTGVDISPTMLQWAKVLNPEVEYIQGDMRTVQLDKKFDAVVAIDSVDYLVTEVDLKRLFNNAFDHLREGGIFMFILESIVERFKQNDTIMYSNHTEDEFLTVIENRFDPDVTDSEYEATFIYLYRQKGKLEILTDRHLCGLYSIELVRKLLHEAGFVVEIIEYRPPESALGNIENISEETYPLFIASKTQKINLD; via the coding sequence ATGATAAAGCAAACAGATAATGATCCCAGAAATGTGAGACGTTTGTACAATGATCTCGCTCATCTATGGCATCTCGTAAGCCCTTTAGACGATTATTTAGAAGAGACCGAGATCTTTTGCGATATTTTGGAAAAGAAGAGTGAAATACCGGTCAGCATTCTCTTACATCTGGGGTGTGGTCGCGGGCATAACGACTTCATATTTAAACAACATTATGAAGTAACAGGAGTAGATATCAGTCCAACCATGTTGCAATGGGCAAAGGTACTGAATCCGGAGGTTGAATATATTCAAGGAGATATGAGAACAGTTCAGTTAGACAAAAAATTTGATGCTGTAGTAGCGATTGATTCTGTGGATTATCTTGTGACTGAGGTTGATTTAAAGAGACTATTTAATAACGCTTTTGATCATCTGCGAGAAGGTGGGATCTTTATGTTTATCTTAGAAAGCATAGTGGAGAGATTTAAGCAGAACGATACCATAATGTATTCCAATCATACTGAAGATGAATTCTTAACAGTCATTGAGAATAGATTTGATCCGGATGTTACAGATTCTGAATATGAAGCAACCTTTATCTATCTTTATCGACAAAAAGGAAAATTGGAGATTTTAACCGACAGACATTTATGTGGATTGTATAGTATTGAATTAGTAAGAAAACTACTCCATGAAGCCGGCTTTGTAGTTGAAATAATCGAATATAGACCACCGGAATCAGCATTGGGAAATATAGAAAATATCAGTGAAGAGACCTATCCATTATTCATCGCTAGCAAAACACAAAAAATAAATCTTGATTAA
- a CDS encoding response regulator gives MRKNIQIDSDNPVMMAKCLSNGEAIYLTKTLVDYLDFDDEFPYELNLFSLIHHDDQEDVLKRIAEIDKSDQSINTIHRIRLLDKRVRKNRWLISLDVDSDEEQIYNITITDIDDNTEQQRVRSDKYNPNEIAAQEKSSSNELSKIESRLHAAEEQLRWQELLLNQLAISSPVAFIVIDDRTQDIIYLSDYFCEIWNIEGLKDKIRQGMFRYKELMEICMTIVNNKSVFINNFISPVDDIKTNVVDEIELQDGKILRGYCQSIKSEELGYLGRICVFEDITERRRLINELIQNQKLESLGSLTGGIANDFEKIMSIITRHAGSLKKNKDNPQKIVSVVSKIDDCITRAENLVKQMQIFAQRSKPHFERVTVTQVIIELVSLLREIFLRKISVVLEMEPNLPKISADKVQINQALLNICLNARDAMPEGGKITISAKMVKGNSLKSKFDDIRFSQYVGIDIADNGTGIDKKTLGRIFEPFFTTKGTEKGTGLGLPVVRGIIDSHQGHIFAESSYGIGTVFHIYLPLVDEVLIEEEAIKEDKMLKRGDEIILLIEDETDLLECLKELFEMEGYRTITAVNGPSGLQLFKENRDKIALVFSDKGLPGLDGEVVMKRIRDIKPKQKYILASGFIELSKTTDEMKDENLSILQKPYKMDIIIKKVRELLDK, from the coding sequence ATGAGAAAAAACATTCAGATTGATTCCGATAATCCAGTAATGATGGCTAAATGTTTATCTAATGGTGAAGCAATCTACCTAACTAAAACTTTGGTAGATTATCTTGATTTTGATGATGAATTTCCTTATGAATTGAATCTCTTTTCTCTGATCCACCATGATGATCAGGAAGATGTTCTAAAGAGAATTGCTGAAATAGATAAGAGTGATCAATCCATAAATACAATTCATAGGATACGTCTCCTCGATAAACGAGTTCGCAAGAATCGTTGGCTTATCAGTTTGGATGTAGATTCAGACGAAGAGCAAATTTACAATATTACGATTACCGATATTGATGATAATACTGAACAGCAGAGAGTGAGATCAGATAAATACAATCCAAACGAAATTGCTGCTCAAGAGAAAAGTAGTAGTAATGAGCTGAGCAAAATTGAATCTCGTCTGCACGCAGCAGAAGAACAACTTAGGTGGCAGGAATTATTGTTAAATCAACTGGCGATAAGCTCTCCGGTTGCTTTTATAGTTATAGATGACAGAACACAGGATATTATCTATCTAAGTGACTATTTTTGTGAGATCTGGAACATAGAGGGCTTGAAAGATAAAATCAGACAGGGAATGTTTAGATACAAAGAATTAATGGAAATCTGCATGACTATAGTTAATAATAAGTCGGTTTTTATTAATAATTTCATTTCTCCCGTAGATGACATTAAAACTAATGTCGTAGATGAAATAGAGTTACAGGATGGAAAAATCCTGCGGGGATATTGTCAAAGTATCAAAAGTGAAGAGCTTGGCTACTTGGGGAGAATATGTGTTTTTGAGGATATTACTGAACGTCGTCGTTTGATTAACGAGTTGATTCAGAATCAGAAACTGGAGAGCTTAGGATCATTAACCGGAGGCATAGCAAACGATTTCGAAAAAATAATGTCGATCATTACTCGTCATGCTGGTAGTTTAAAGAAGAATAAAGACAATCCACAGAAAATAGTTAGTGTAGTATCCAAAATTGATGATTGTATAACAAGGGCAGAAAATCTTGTTAAACAGATGCAAATCTTTGCTCAACGCTCCAAACCTCACTTTGAAAGAGTGACAGTGACCCAGGTAATCATTGAACTGGTTAGTTTACTCCGAGAGATATTCCTCCGCAAGATATCGGTAGTGTTAGAAATGGAACCGAACCTACCTAAAATCAGTGCTGATAAAGTTCAGATCAATCAGGCATTGCTAAATATCTGTTTGAATGCTCGGGATGCTATGCCTGAAGGCGGGAAGATTACCATATCGGCTAAGATGGTGAAAGGTAATTCTCTCAAATCCAAGTTTGACGATATAAGATTTTCGCAGTATGTAGGTATTGATATAGCTGATAATGGTACCGGTATTGATAAGAAAACATTGGGTAGGATATTTGAGCCCTTTTTCACTACCAAAGGTACAGAAAAGGGAACAGGTCTCGGGCTACCGGTGGTGCGAGGTATTATTGATTCACATCAAGGACACATATTTGCTGAGAGCAGTTATGGGATTGGCACCGTATTCCACATTTATCTACCACTAGTTGATGAAGTTTTGATCGAAGAAGAAGCCATTAAAGAAGATAAAATGCTGAAGAGGGGAGATGAGATCATTCTCTTGATTGAAGATGAGACAGATCTTTTAGAATGTCTGAAAGAACTCTTCGAAATGGAGGGATATAGAACAATCACTGCAGTAAATGGACCATCCGGTTTGCAGCTATTCAAGGAAAATAGGGATAAAATTGCTCTGGTGTTTTCTGATAAGGGTTTGCCTGGGTTAGATGGCGAGGTTGTTATGAAAAGAATCAGAGATATCAAACCCAAACAGAAATATATACTGGCGAGCGGTTTTATCGAATTATCAAAAACAACTGATGAGATGAAAGATGAAAATCTATCTATCCTTCAGAAACCTTACAAAATGGATATAATAATTAAGAAAGTGAGAGAGTTGCTGGATAAGTAA
- a CDS encoding ATP-binding cassette domain-containing protein yields MIEFKNVSVVFDGVKVIKDFSLTIPEGRITVIAGRSGSGKTVLMKTAEGLIEPASGTVLVDGVDIFSIKENELNEVRKKMALLFQSAALFDSLNVFQNIAFPLVEHSRYSQEQVAALVNEKLALVGLENVHSKMPAELSGGMKKRAALARAIILDPKYIIYDEPTTGLDPLIAEDIINLILELHQKFQHTAIIITHDVNCIDKTADNMVVIDDGVIKFAGDYNKLKETKDPYCKQFVKTIL; encoded by the coding sequence ATGATCGAGTTTAAGAATGTATCAGTTGTTTTTGACGGTGTTAAGGTCATCAAAGATTTTAGCTTAACTATTCCAGAGGGAAGGATTACTGTAATAGCCGGTAGAAGCGGCAGTGGTAAGACAGTTTTGATGAAAACTGCTGAAGGATTAATCGAACCGGCGTCAGGAACTGTTTTAGTTGATGGAGTAGATATTTTTAGCATCAAAGAGAACGAATTAAATGAAGTAAGAAAGAAGATGGCATTACTCTTTCAAAGTGCTGCTCTTTTTGATTCCTTAAATGTTTTTCAAAATATTGCCTTTCCTTTAGTTGAGCATTCCAGATATTCTCAAGAACAGGTCGCTGCCCTGGTCAATGAAAAACTCGCTCTCGTCGGCTTGGAAAATGTTCATAGTAAAATGCCGGCTGAACTGAGTGGTGGAATGAAGAAGAGAGCTGCTTTGGCAAGAGCAATCATTCTCGATCCAAAATATATCATCTATGATGAACCAACAACAGGTCTTGACCCCTTGATAGCAGAAGATATCATCAACCTGATCTTAGAATTGCATCAGAAATTTCAACATACTGCTATAATTATCACTCACGATGTAAACTGTATCGATAAGACTGCAGACAACATGGTTGTAATTGATGATGGAGTCATCAAGTTTGCGGGAGATTATAACAAGCTGAAAGAGACCAAAGATCCCTACTGTAAGCAGTTTGTGAAAACTATATTGTAA
- a CDS encoding phosphoribosylglycinamide formyltransferase, with amino-acid sequence MSEIAQKTKNIAVLTSGKSRGSNFCAIHNWFQEHKIPVRISFVTVNNPHAPIIEKCNEFNINHIYLSTKDMVKFEHELLTLTSKHNIELIVLAGFLKKLSVSFIRDFGKPILNIHPALLPKYGGQGMYGLRVHQAVFAAREKESGVTVHLVNEDYDAGETVVQQKIYIGDCHTPEEIAARVLRLEHQIYAPTIWKILSKGR; translated from the coding sequence ATGTCAGAAATTGCTCAAAAGACTAAAAATATTGCTGTCCTGACTTCCGGTAAGAGTCGTGGCTCAAACTTCTGTGCCATTCATAACTGGTTTCAAGAACACAAGATACCGGTGAGAATCAGTTTCGTTACGGTTAATAATCCCCATGCACCTATTATAGAGAAATGTAATGAGTTCAATATAAATCATATCTATCTATCGACAAAAGATATGGTTAAGTTTGAACATGAATTATTGACCTTAACAAGTAAGCACAATATTGAACTGATAGTTTTAGCCGGTTTTCTTAAAAAACTATCCGTAAGCTTTATTCGTGATTTCGGGAAACCAATACTCAATATTCATCCCGCTTTATTGCCAAAATATGGTGGTCAGGGAATGTATGGGCTTAGAGTACATCAGGCAGTTTTTGCGGCACGGGAAAAGGAATCTGGAGTAACTGTGCATCTGGTCAATGAAGATTATGATGCCGGAGAAACAGTAGTTCAACAAAAGATCTATATTGGGGACTGTCATACTCCGGAAGAAATAGCAGCTAGGGTACTCAGACTGGAACATCAGATTTATGCCCCGACTATCTGGAAGATATTGTCTAAAGGGAGATAA
- the mtaB gene encoding tRNA (N(6)-L-threonylcarbamoyladenosine(37)-C(2))-methylthiotransferase MtaB, producing the protein MKRVAVITFGCKVNQYESACILNDFCIEGYETVPFSQEADVYIINTCTVTGRTDYKSRNAIRHALEQKKRNPKIKIIVTGCYAQLNRDRINEMGEIDLIIDNNQKDMIYNFLEEKNDQFVADPLLFDDFTEQKTNKLFERARAFVKIQDGCDYYCAYCIVPFARGKPRSRSPENVLKQIRHLADNGYKEFVLTGINLGLYGRDLPEGDQTLTSSSSEVATGKYFLRLTSILKEIEKINKVQRIRLSSIEPQLITRSLLEYIRKSTKLCPHLHIPLQSGSDILLKKMNRPYSTKEFHELINEIKSLIPDVALGSDVILGLPGETESLFQETLSFVEKLPLVYLHIFPYSRRPGTKAAEMTHIPTSLVVKKRCQELAALMKQKRQRYIKDLLRHKTILGGVLEHKKENYWTALSDHYIRIYYQNEKARKSDLIFAQAFRELYDGIEVVDNDRV; encoded by the coding sequence ATGAAAAGGGTAGCAGTTATCACTTTTGGCTGTAAAGTAAATCAATATGAATCTGCCTGTATCTTAAATGATTTTTGTATTGAAGGTTATGAGACAGTTCCCTTTTCCCAGGAAGCTGATGTCTATATCATCAATACCTGCACGGTTACTGGCAGAACCGATTATAAATCCCGTAATGCTATCCGTCATGCTCTAGAACAGAAGAAAAGAAATCCCAAGATAAAGATCATTGTTACCGGTTGTTATGCTCAATTAAACCGAGATAGGATCAATGAAATGGGTGAAATTGATCTGATTATTGATAACAACCAGAAAGATATGATCTATAATTTTTTAGAAGAAAAAAACGATCAATTTGTTGCTGATCCTTTACTATTTGATGACTTTACCGAGCAAAAGACTAACAAGCTCTTTGAGAGAGCCAGAGCATTTGTTAAGATACAGGATGGTTGTGATTACTATTGTGCATATTGTATAGTTCCCTTTGCCAGAGGTAAACCGAGAAGTAGAAGTCCGGAAAATGTTCTTAAGCAAATAAGACATTTAGCTGATAATGGTTATAAGGAATTTGTACTGACCGGTATCAACTTGGGACTATATGGAAGAGATCTACCAGAAGGTGATCAGACATTGACTTCGTCGAGCTCGGAAGTAGCCACGGGGAAGTATTTTCTTCGGTTGACTTCAATTCTCAAAGAGATAGAAAAGATCAACAAAGTTCAAAGGATTAGATTGAGTTCTATTGAACCACAACTCATAACCCGATCTCTGCTTGAATATATTAGGAAGAGCACCAAACTCTGTCCTCATCTACATATTCCCTTGCAAAGTGGTTCTGACATACTATTAAAGAAAATGAACAGACCATATTCCACTAAAGAGTTCCATGAACTTATTAATGAAATTAAGTCATTAATACCTGATGTCGCTCTCGGTAGTGATGTTATCTTAGGGTTACCGGGAGAAACAGAGTCACTCTTTCAAGAAACACTCTCTTTTGTTGAGAAACTTCCTTTGGTTTATCTTCATATCTTTCCCTATTCTCGCAGACCGGGAACAAAAGCAGCTGAGATGACTCATATTCCGACATCTTTGGTAGTAAAAAAAAGATGTCAGGAATTGGCTGCTCTCATGAAACAGAAACGACAACGGTATATAAAAGATCTATTAAGACATAAGACAATACTTGGTGGTGTTTTAGAACATAAGAAAGAAAATTATTGGACAGCACTCTCGGATCATTATATCAGGATTTATTATCAGAATGAGAAGGCAAGAAAGAGTGATTTAATCTTCGCTCAAGCATTTCGAGAGCTATATGACGGCATAGAGGTAGTAGATAATGATCGAGTTTAA
- a CDS encoding ATP-binding cassette domain-containing protein, with translation MSVVTLEGVGHYYGDLCIFRNISVTIDRDKRIGLIGRNGSGKTTLLDIISGKLSPKEGTVNRMRNSSISYLSQSMQINSDSPLLEFVLSSYKHLNVVTLKLRELEAEISKNPSDSNLKLLNKYQEEYLALDGFNLEFRAKIILQRLAFPEDTWHRGVNSFSGGEKTRIQLAAILLQPSDLLLLDEPTNHLDLKMREWLIKYLTSLSIPYIIVSHDRYFLDKTTTTTLSIENKSIVGYGGCYSLYEKEYLERQEQLYKQYQAQQDWISNTEDFIKRNIAGQKTKQAKSRLKALERVKKIELPKQNKNIRLSFETKNRSGNIVYAFEDVAFGFPDKTLAKNINGHILYQDRIAILGDNGCGKTTFLQLLLGEKKPLTGHLQRGASLSIGYYDQLHLSLNDGLTVRETIVNEHVEWTNHQTISYLAKFGFVGDDLEKMVQLLSGGEKARLYLSLLIARHPNVLIMDEPTNHLDIFLIESLEQALEEYEGTLIFVSHDRFFIENIANRFWVFQNKEIVETLNWEELLLTQEDKPVKQKKQPTVQKEKDKKINPILLDIKLKKIDELRTSIEDKRKELSGLEMLYLKKEILKNAEKIRTINQQIDHLREDIKTLQNEMSVLEDDYLNSVYQD, from the coding sequence TTGAGCGTAGTTACATTAGAAGGTGTTGGTCATTATTATGGTGATCTTTGTATCTTCCGGAATATCTCAGTCACGATAGACCGTGATAAAAGGATTGGTCTGATCGGTAGAAACGGTTCCGGAAAAACGACCCTGCTGGATATTATCAGTGGCAAATTGTCACCCAAGGAGGGAACCGTTAACAGGATGCGTAACTCCTCTATCTCATATCTTAGTCAGTCCATGCAGATCAACAGTGATTCTCCGTTATTAGAGTTTGTCCTCTCATCTTACAAACATCTTAATGTTGTAACTCTGAAGTTAAGAGAATTAGAGGCAGAGATCAGCAAAAATCCCTCAGACAGTAATTTAAAGCTTCTAAACAAGTATCAGGAAGAGTATTTGGCACTTGATGGTTTTAATCTAGAATTTCGTGCCAAAATTATATTACAAAGATTAGCTTTCCCGGAAGATACTTGGCATCGTGGAGTGAATAGTTTCAGTGGTGGTGAGAAGACTCGTATCCAGTTGGCAGCTATCTTGTTACAGCCGTCAGATTTACTATTATTGGATGAGCCAACCAATCACCTTGATTTGAAAATGCGTGAATGGTTGATCAAATATCTGACGAGTTTATCAATTCCTTATATTATAGTATCTCACGATCGTTACTTTCTCGATAAAACTACCACAACAACACTATCCATTGAAAATAAAAGTATAGTCGGTTATGGTGGTTGTTACTCTCTTTATGAAAAAGAATACCTCGAACGTCAGGAACAGCTTTATAAACAGTACCAAGCCCAACAAGACTGGATTTCCAATACAGAGGATTTTATCAAACGTAATATTGCCGGACAGAAAACAAAACAGGCAAAATCTCGGCTAAAAGCTCTGGAAAGAGTAAAAAAAATTGAACTACCAAAGCAGAATAAGAATATCAGGCTCTCATTTGAAACCAAGAACAGATCAGGCAATATTGTTTATGCTTTTGAAGATGTCGCATTTGGTTTTCCTGATAAAACACTCGCTAAGAATATTAATGGTCATATTCTCTATCAAGACCGGATTGCCATACTGGGTGATAATGGTTGTGGCAAAACGACATTCCTACAGCTCTTGTTAGGAGAGAAGAAACCTTTAACTGGTCATCTACAGCGTGGTGCTTCTCTTTCCATAGGGTATTATGACCAGCTGCACCTTTCCCTGAACGATGGTCTGACAGTTAGAGAGACCATAGTGAATGAACATGTAGAATGGACTAACCATCAAACAATATCCTATTTAGCCAAATTCGGTTTTGTTGGTGATGATCTGGAAAAGATGGTGCAACTGCTTAGCGGTGGAGAAAAAGCCAGATTATATCTCTCATTACTAATAGCTCGACATCCGAACGTTTTGATAATGGATGAGCCAACCAACCATCTTGATATCTTTCTTATAGAATCGTTGGAACAGGCACTGGAAGAATATGAAGGAACACTTATTTTCGTCTCTCATGATAGGTTCTTTATTGAAAACATCGCCAACCGCTTCTGGGTATTTCAGAATAAGGAGATAGTCGAAACACTGAACTGGGAAGAACTGCTTTTGACTCAGGAAGATAAACCTGTTAAACAGAAAAAACAACCTACCGTTCAGAAAGAAAAAGACAAAAAGATCAATCCCATCTTATTGGATATCAAGCTGAAAAAAATTGATGAACTCCGCACTTCGATAGAAGATAAGCGCAAAGAATTAAGTGGTCTGGAGATGCTTTACTTAAAAAAGGAAATCCTCAAAAATGCTGAAAAGATCAGAACCATTAATCAGCAGATAGATCATCTGCGAGAAGATATCAAAACACTACAGAATGAAATGTCTGTATTAGAAGATGATTATCTAAACTCGGTTTATCAGGATTAG